A DNA window from Parabacteroides johnsonii DSM 18315 contains the following coding sequences:
- a CDS encoding precorrin-2 C(20)-methyltransferase, giving the protein MSYPICFVSLGPGDPELITLKGLKKLRQAEIIYCPATMNKNGQLLSRAARIIEELGIGESAIRLFTLPMSKNRTEAWKVYDALYEEAASAWDEGKKVVIVAEGDAGFYSSIQYIYDKFRENRIEVERTAGIPAFIAAGALAGLHIVKQEEQIIVIPGTLTAEELSEKIKAGYVIVIMKLSQCVEAVHTCIQLHPEANFHYFENVGTGKEFYTSDRKQIQGKIFPYFSLMIIQ; this is encoded by the coding sequence ATGTCGTACCCCATCTGCTTCGTATCGCTCGGTCCGGGAGACCCCGAACTGATCACCCTGAAAGGCTTGAAAAAGCTCCGACAGGCCGAGATCATCTATTGTCCCGCCACCATGAACAAAAACGGGCAACTCCTCTCCCGTGCGGCCCGTATTATTGAAGAATTGGGAATCGGCGAATCCGCGATCCGGCTCTTCACGCTTCCGATGAGTAAAAACCGCACCGAAGCCTGGAAAGTCTACGATGCCTTGTATGAAGAGGCAGCATCCGCTTGGGACGAAGGGAAAAAGGTGGTCATTGTGGCGGAAGGCGATGCCGGGTTCTACTCTTCCATACAATATATATACGACAAATTCAGGGAGAACCGCATCGAAGTAGAACGAACCGCCGGAATCCCAGCCTTCATTGCGGCAGGAGCCTTAGCCGGCTTGCATATCGTCAAACAGGAAGAACAGATCATCGTCATACCCGGAACGCTGACAGCGGAAGAATTGTCGGAAAAAATCAAGGCCGGCTATGTGATCGTCATCATGAAGCTGTCCCAATGCGTGGAGGCTGTCCATACCTGCATCCAGTTGCATCCGGAAGCGAACTTCCACTATTTTGAGAATGTCGGGACCGGGAAAGAGTTCTATACTTCCGACCGGAAACAAATTCAGGGAAAAATATTCCCATACTTTTCCCTGATGATCATCCAATAG
- a CDS encoding ABC transporter substrate-binding protein, with product MKKCLAGCCLLMSLCVASSCTTKNNQRTDKVETTEKSAFSGVHIVPEYARGFELSYRDGYVLLDIQDPQNEESTTFHYALVRRGTKPAGIPESYTVIETPIRSVICMTSLQLSNFIKMGELDKVVGVTSTRHLFNREMNERLKSGKTAKIGIEGNFDNEVIMSMNPDLILVSPFKRGGYETLKDVGIPLIPHLGYKEMTPLGQAEWVKFVGLLVGQEQKANETFDAIAARYNELKELTAEGKVKKRPVVLSGEMRGGNWYAVGGESFLAQLFKDAGADYFLKDDKRSGGVTLDFETVYNQGDEADYWRIVNSYPGTFSYEALKEQDPRYADFRAFKEKGIIYCNMKDTPFYESMPTEPEVVLADLLHIFHPDLLPDHTPVYYARLK from the coding sequence ATGAAAAAATGCCTGGCAGGGTGCTGCCTGCTTATGTCGTTGTGTGTCGCATCCTCGTGTACGACCAAAAACAATCAACGGACCGACAAGGTGGAAACGACGGAAAAAAGCGCGTTTTCCGGTGTCCATATTGTACCGGAGTATGCCCGTGGTTTCGAATTATCCTATCGGGACGGGTATGTCTTGCTGGATATCCAGGACCCGCAGAATGAGGAAAGTACGACTTTCCATTATGCGCTTGTCAGGAGAGGAACGAAACCGGCCGGCATCCCCGAATCGTATACTGTGATCGAGACACCCATCAGAAGTGTTATCTGTATGACATCTTTGCAGTTGTCCAATTTTATCAAGATGGGCGAACTGGACAAGGTCGTAGGGGTGACCAGTACCCGGCATCTGTTCAATAGAGAGATGAACGAACGTCTCAAGAGCGGGAAGACCGCCAAAATCGGTATAGAAGGGAATTTCGACAACGAGGTGATCATGAGTATGAACCCCGACCTGATCCTTGTTTCGCCTTTTAAACGGGGCGGATATGAGACCTTGAAGGATGTCGGTATCCCATTGATCCCGCATTTAGGCTATAAGGAGATGACGCCGTTGGGACAGGCGGAATGGGTGAAGTTCGTCGGTCTGTTGGTGGGACAGGAGCAAAAGGCAAACGAGACATTCGACGCCATCGCGGCCCGTTACAATGAATTGAAGGAGCTGACGGCGGAAGGAAAAGTGAAGAAACGTCCGGTCGTGTTGAGCGGCGAGATGCGGGGCGGTAACTGGTATGCCGTAGGAGGGGAGAGCTTTCTCGCCCAGCTTTTCAAGGACGCCGGTGCCGACTATTTCCTCAAAGACGATAAACGTTCGGGAGGTGTGACGCTCGATTTCGAAACTGTCTACAACCAGGGTGACGAAGCCGATTACTGGCGCATTGTGAACAGCTATCCGGGTACGTTCAGCTATGAGGCATTGAAGGAGCAGGACCCGCGTTATGCCGATTTCCGTGCCTTCAAAGAGAAAGGGATCATCTATTGCAACATGAAAGATACGCCTTTTTACGAAAGTATGCCGACCGAGCCGGAAGTCGTACTGGCCGACCTGCTGCATATATTCCATCCGGACTTGCTGCCCGATCATACGCCTGTTTATTATGCCCGACTCAAATAA
- a CDS encoding FecCD family ABC transporter permease, translated as MRHSTTFLMLLIVASILVLMFLNLVLGSVSIPLKSVWNIICGLGDEPVTWQNIVWKSRLPQALTALVAGAGLAISGLQMQTVFRNPLAGPSVLGISSGASMGVAFVVLLSGSLGGVALSKLGFMGEIALSIAAVIGSLSVMALIVYVSQKVKGNVTLLIIGVMIGYVANAVIGVLKFFSVEEDIRAYVIWGLGSFSRVSGNQMMLFVAIMAILIPLSFLLIKTLNLMLLGDGYARNLGLNIKRARLLVITSAGVLTAIVTAYCGPVIFLGLAVPHLCRAIFQTSDHRVLMPAVLFAGAALALACNLIARMPGFEGALPVNSVTALVGAPVVASVLFRKRKNELNE; from the coding sequence ATGAGACATTCCACTACTTTTCTTATGTTGCTCATCGTAGCGTCTATCCTGGTCCTGATGTTCCTGAATTTGGTGTTAGGATCGGTGTCTATCCCGTTGAAGTCTGTCTGGAACATTATTTGCGGACTTGGAGACGAGCCGGTGACTTGGCAGAATATCGTCTGGAAATCACGTCTTCCGCAGGCATTGACTGCTTTGGTGGCGGGAGCGGGCTTGGCGATAAGCGGCTTGCAGATGCAGACTGTTTTCCGGAATCCGCTGGCGGGGCCTTCCGTGTTGGGGATCAGTTCCGGTGCGAGTATGGGCGTGGCCTTCGTGGTGTTGTTGAGCGGTAGCCTCGGAGGAGTTGCGCTTAGCAAATTAGGGTTTATGGGAGAAATTGCGCTTTCGATTGCGGCTGTGATCGGTTCGCTGTCGGTGATGGCGTTGATCGTATATGTGTCGCAGAAGGTGAAAGGGAACGTGACGCTACTGATCATCGGTGTGATGATCGGCTACGTGGCGAATGCGGTGATCGGCGTGCTAAAGTTCTTCAGCGTGGAGGAGGATATTCGCGCCTATGTGATCTGGGGGTTAGGCAGCTTCTCACGTGTTTCCGGCAACCAGATGATGCTGTTTGTTGCGATCATGGCGATTCTGATCCCTTTGTCGTTCCTGTTGATCAAGACGTTGAACCTGATGCTGCTTGGCGACGGCTATGCCCGTAACTTGGGATTGAACATCAAGCGGGCACGTCTTTTGGTGATCACCTCGGCAGGAGTGCTGACGGCGATCGTGACGGCCTATTGCGGACCGGTCATCTTTCTTGGCCTGGCCGTTCCGCACCTGTGCCGGGCCATTTTTCAAACCTCCGACCACCGGGTCCTGATGCCTGCCGTCTTGTTTGCCGGTGCCGCATTGGCGCTCGCCTGTAACCTGATTGCCCGGATGCCCGGCTTCGAAGGGGCTTTGCCGGTCAACTCGGTGACTGCCTTGGTCGGTGCTCCTGTAGTGGCCTCCGTACTATTCCGCAAACGTAAGAACGAACTGAACGAATGA
- a CDS encoding ABC transporter ATP-binding protein → MKQDTIHIHDLSIGYRTKNDTKLVASHIQARIYSGELTCLLGENGVGKSTLLRTLSAFQPKLGGEIAVLGRDVDSYSDKELSTTIGVVLTEKCDIRNMSVRELVEMGRSPYTGFWGRLGKEDKQVVEKSIALVRIENLASRMVHTLSDGERQKVMIAKALAQETPVIFLDEPTAFLDFPSKVEIMQLLHHLTRSTNKTIFLSTHDLELALQIADKIWLMDRTNGITTGTPEDLALSGHLSGFFARKGIVFDTETGLFRIDNQYSREIRLTGHGQKYAMVRKALQRNGIRAGRHVESPVWIETGELSAGSAFLIHQSDGCTLSADTIESLLQQLSI, encoded by the coding sequence ATGAAACAAGATACGATCCATATACATGATCTCTCTATCGGTTACCGGACAAAGAACGATACTAAGTTGGTGGCAAGCCATATACAAGCCCGGATTTATAGCGGAGAATTAACCTGCCTGTTAGGGGAGAACGGAGTCGGGAAGTCGACGCTCTTACGCACGTTGTCGGCTTTCCAGCCGAAGTTGGGAGGTGAGATCGCCGTCTTGGGACGTGATGTGGATAGCTATTCGGACAAGGAACTGAGCACGACGATCGGTGTGGTCTTGACGGAGAAATGTGATATCCGGAATATGTCTGTGCGGGAGTTGGTCGAGATGGGACGCAGTCCCTACACCGGTTTTTGGGGGCGGTTGGGCAAGGAGGACAAGCAAGTCGTAGAAAAATCGATCGCTCTGGTACGGATCGAGAACCTGGCCTCCCGCATGGTGCATACCCTCTCGGACGGAGAACGGCAGAAGGTCATGATCGCCAAGGCGCTGGCTCAGGAAACACCTGTTATCTTTCTGGACGAGCCGACCGCTTTCCTCGATTTTCCGAGCAAGGTGGAGATCATGCAATTGCTCCACCATCTGACACGAAGCACGAATAAGACGATTTTCCTCTCCACACACGACCTCGAACTGGCGCTCCAGATCGCCGACAAGATTTGGCTGATGGACCGGACGAACGGGATTACGACCGGTACGCCCGAAGACCTTGCCCTGAGTGGCCATTTGAGCGGTTTCTTCGCCCGCAAGGGGATCGTGTTCGACACGGAGACCGGCTTGTTCCGTATTGATAACCAGTATTCGAGAGAGATACGTCTGACCGGTCACGGACAGAAGTATGCGATGGTCCGTAAGGCGCTCCAGCGGAACGGCATACGTGCCGGTAGGCATGTGGAGTCGCCTGTATGGATCGAGACGGGTGAGCTGTCTGCCGGTTCTGCATTCCTGATCCACCAGTCCGATGGATGTACGCTGTCTGCTGATACGATAGAATCCCTTTTGCAACAGCTTTCCATCTGA
- the cbiD gene encoding cobalt-precorrin-5B (C(1))-methyltransferase CbiD, whose translation MILILGGTTEGRKAVQVVESAGKPYYYSTVGNEQAIETVHAIRLTGGMDEEDMARFCREKEISLLVDAAHPFAIQLHRTLAKVSSRLRIPVVRLERQYPAHDKRLIWCTDYAAAIDRLRADGICNLLALTGVKTIAKLRPYWEQTPCWFRILNRKESLSLAESNRFPKERIIFFHEGEDEKKLLDRLHPDAILTKESGESGYFKEKVEAAQACGIPVYVIQRPPLPDSFTFVQGLEGLRKAIERLAPGFFPLRNGFTTGACATAAAKAALVALLSQTVQTTSCITLPSGEKITLPVTATEWVENAALCTVIKDSGDDPDVTNGCSVIARIELQAGQSPVPVILFRGGEGVGTVTLPGLGLEIGGPAINATPRRLITEELTTVLEENGLSGKIKEVVVTISVPGGKELAARTFNPKLGIVGGISIIGTSGIVHPFSNDAFIASIRKEAEVAKAIGCSRLVINSGAKSERFLKGYLSEQLSEELPPQMFVHYGNFIGETLKIAAELQFAEVIMGIMIGKAVKLAEGALDTHSKKVVMNKTFLKELAGKAGCKPESVQTIDSLTLARELWELFSETEQQSFFPLLLQKCQEHCAPLFPDGKLSVLLISESGEIAFQS comes from the coding sequence ATGATACTGATCTTAGGAGGAACAACCGAAGGACGAAAGGCCGTACAAGTCGTTGAAAGCGCAGGTAAACCTTACTACTACTCGACGGTTGGTAACGAACAGGCGATAGAAACCGTCCATGCCATCCGCCTCACCGGTGGTATGGATGAAGAAGATATGGCACGATTCTGCCGCGAGAAAGAAATCTCGTTACTGGTCGATGCCGCTCACCCTTTCGCCATCCAGTTGCACCGGACACTTGCAAAGGTTTCCTCCCGCCTCCGGATTCCTGTCGTCCGGTTGGAAAGGCAATATCCCGCACATGACAAGCGGTTGATATGGTGCACGGATTATGCCGCCGCCATCGACCGCCTGCGTGCGGACGGGATCTGCAACCTGTTGGCCCTGACAGGCGTCAAAACCATTGCGAAACTGCGCCCTTACTGGGAGCAGACACCCTGCTGGTTCCGTATTCTGAACCGGAAAGAGTCGCTTTCGCTGGCCGAATCCAACAGATTCCCGAAAGAACGGATCATTTTTTTCCATGAAGGAGAAGACGAGAAGAAGCTGCTGGACCGGCTTCATCCGGATGCTATACTGACAAAGGAAAGCGGGGAAAGCGGATATTTCAAGGAAAAGGTCGAAGCAGCACAAGCCTGCGGCATTCCCGTCTATGTCATACAACGCCCTCCCCTGCCCGACAGTTTCACCTTCGTGCAAGGCCTGGAAGGACTTCGTAAAGCCATCGAACGCCTCGCTCCCGGTTTCTTCCCGCTCCGGAACGGTTTCACGACCGGCGCATGTGCTACGGCTGCCGCCAAAGCCGCCTTAGTCGCTCTACTGAGCCAAACGGTACAAACCACAAGTTGCATCACGCTCCCTTCCGGAGAAAAGATCACACTCCCTGTCACCGCTACCGAATGGGTGGAAAACGCCGCCCTGTGCACAGTTATAAAGGACTCCGGCGACGATCCGGACGTGACAAACGGCTGTTCCGTCATCGCCCGTATCGAGTTGCAGGCAGGACAATCCCCCGTCCCCGTTATCCTGTTTCGCGGCGGTGAAGGGGTCGGTACGGTAACGCTTCCCGGTCTCGGCCTCGAAATAGGCGGACCAGCCATCAACGCCACTCCCCGCCGCCTGATTACCGAAGAACTGACAACAGTACTGGAAGAAAACGGCCTGTCGGGCAAGATAAAGGAGGTGGTCGTTACGATCTCCGTTCCGGGAGGGAAAGAGTTGGCTGCCCGGACATTCAACCCGAAGTTGGGAATTGTCGGCGGAATCTCGATCATCGGGACATCCGGAATCGTACACCCTTTCTCGAACGATGCCTTTATTGCCTCGATCAGGAAAGAAGCCGAAGTTGCGAAAGCAATAGGATGCTCCCGCCTCGTCATCAACTCAGGGGCGAAAAGCGAGCGTTTCCTGAAAGGCTACCTGTCGGAACAGTTGTCGGAAGAACTTCCTCCACAGATGTTCGTACACTACGGGAACTTTATCGGAGAAACACTGAAAATAGCTGCCGAACTGCAATTCGCCGAAGTCATCATGGGAATCATGATCGGCAAAGCCGTCAAACTGGCAGAAGGAGCACTGGACACGCACAGCAAGAAAGTCGTCATGAACAAAACCTTTCTGAAAGAACTGGCCGGAAAGGCAGGCTGCAAACCGGAATCCGTACAAACAATAGATTCCCTGACACTGGCCAGGGAACTATGGGAACTGTTCAGTGAGACCGAACAGCAAAGCTTCTTCCCTCTTCTGTTGCAGAAATGCCAGGAGCACTGTGCACCCCTGTTCCCCGATGGGAAACTGTCTGTCCTACTGATTTCGGAAAGCGGGGAAATAGCCTTTCAATCGTGA
- the cobM gene encoding precorrin-4 C(11)-methyltransferase, which translates to MSKNILNILVVSASSLPLARKIRDKYQGKTIIYCREADNDVEPFTSFEELAGDLFNKSEAMVFIGAMGICVRSIAPYVKSKYTDPAVVCLDSTGKYVVSVLSGHIGGANELTHELARLLNAEAIVTTQSDNLGLWPLDTLAQQYGWEQDVYNLQDDIHSFFDTNFDKTDEEVFAASRKKAMNECVTRFVNRKSTALLLDIRTKETDYMEETCPPHVDIFYKYEDIDLEKYELLITVSPTFYQKVPIPCLSFFPKVLHLGVGCKKGLTDMRSVLTDLFICSIFYGFNLKSIADVSSINLKKDEPILKELADIYLRSPFKTYAAKELDKVPVPHPSSKVKEVTGSDSVSEAAAILSAESGPLWVEKQKGQTKNFTYAIAISKSAVRDEKEDEQKRKLKQGHIEIVGAGPGDPELISIRGRRMLENADLILYAGSLVPKELTLCAKKEATVRSSADMNLEEQFALMKEFYDKGKFVVRLHTGDPCIYGAIQEQMAFFDRYGMSYHITPGISSFQAAAAALRSQFTIPEKVQTIILTRGEGRTPMPEKEQLHKLAASQSTMCIFLSAGIAGQVQKELLEHYPPTTPVAACYKLTWKDERIYRGELKDLERIVKENNLTLTTLLVVGDAIDNREGLSRLYADEFKHLFRH; encoded by the coding sequence ATGTCTAAAAACATATTGAACATTCTTGTGGTTTCGGCAAGCAGTCTGCCGTTAGCACGCAAAATCCGGGACAAATATCAGGGTAAAACCATTATCTATTGTAGAGAGGCAGATAACGATGTCGAACCATTCACCTCTTTCGAGGAGCTGGCCGGCGATCTTTTCAATAAATCGGAAGCGATGGTCTTTATCGGGGCGATGGGCATTTGCGTACGGAGCATCGCTCCGTACGTCAAAAGTAAGTACACGGACCCGGCAGTCGTCTGCCTTGACAGTACCGGCAAATATGTCGTGTCGGTACTATCCGGCCATATCGGCGGGGCGAATGAGCTGACACACGAGTTGGCCCGCCTATTGAATGCCGAGGCGATTGTCACGACACAGAGCGACAATCTGGGACTCTGGCCACTGGACACTTTGGCACAGCAATACGGCTGGGAACAGGACGTCTACAATCTGCAAGACGACATACATAGTTTTTTCGATACGAATTTCGATAAAACAGACGAAGAGGTCTTTGCTGCCTCCAGGAAGAAAGCGATGAACGAATGCGTCACACGTTTCGTCAACCGCAAGTCGACCGCTCTCCTGCTCGACATCCGCACGAAAGAAACGGACTATATGGAAGAGACCTGTCCCCCACACGTGGATATCTTCTACAAATATGAAGATATCGACTTGGAAAAATACGAACTGCTAATCACGGTCAGTCCGACTTTCTACCAAAAAGTTCCTATCCCCTGCCTGTCATTCTTCCCGAAAGTGCTTCACTTAGGTGTCGGATGTAAAAAAGGATTGACGGATATGAGATCCGTCCTCACAGACTTGTTTATCTGCTCCATCTTCTACGGGTTCAACCTGAAGAGCATCGCTGATGTCTCCTCCATCAATCTGAAGAAAGACGAACCGATATTAAAGGAACTGGCGGACATCTACCTGCGTAGCCCGTTCAAGACCTATGCGGCAAAGGAGCTGGACAAAGTTCCCGTCCCCCATCCCTCTTCTAAAGTAAAAGAGGTCACCGGATCGGACAGTGTATCGGAGGCAGCCGCCATCTTGAGCGCGGAAAGTGGCCCGTTATGGGTAGAAAAACAGAAGGGACAGACAAAGAACTTCACTTATGCGATCGCCATCAGCAAATCGGCAGTACGGGACGAAAAAGAAGACGAACAAAAAAGGAAACTGAAACAGGGTCACATCGAGATCGTCGGAGCCGGACCGGGCGACCCGGAACTGATCTCTATCCGGGGCCGGCGGATGCTGGAAAATGCGGACCTGATCCTCTATGCCGGAAGCCTCGTACCCAAAGAGCTCACCCTATGCGCTAAAAAAGAGGCAACAGTTCGCAGCTCCGCCGACATGAACCTGGAAGAACAATTCGCCCTTATGAAAGAGTTTTATGACAAAGGGAAATTCGTCGTACGCTTGCACACAGGCGACCCCTGCATCTACGGGGCGATACAGGAACAGATGGCCTTCTTCGACCGTTACGGCATGAGCTACCATATCACACCGGGGATCTCCTCGTTCCAGGCTGCAGCAGCAGCTCTCCGCTCCCAGTTCACCATTCCAGAAAAGGTGCAGACCATCATCCTTACGCGTGGCGAAGGACGTACCCCCATGCCGGAGAAAGAGCAGCTGCATAAACTGGCCGCCAGCCAAAGCACGATGTGCATCTTCCTGAGCGCCGGTATTGCCGGACAAGTTCAGAAAGAGCTTCTGGAACATTACCCGCCGACGACACCGGTAGCCGCCTGCTACAAGTTGACTTGGAAAGACGAACGCATCTACCGGGGCGAATTGAAAGATCTGGAACGGATCGTAAAAGAAAACAACCTGACGTTGACAACCTTGTTAGTCGTCGGCGATGCCATAGACAACAGGGAGGGACTTTCACGTCTTTATGCAGACGAGTTCAAACATCTTTTCCGCCATTAG
- the cbiE gene encoding precorrin-6y C5,15-methyltransferase (decarboxylating) subunit CbiE, with amino-acid sequence MRTQEIIEAYGKTHIYMVGMDDNPQPKHVEVIIKSVKHDNIFSGGKRHYEIVKPFLPADAVWIEIKAPINAVLAEYSRLIQEGKVIVSFVSGDPFFFGFASTIQKNLLGVGMKVFPYFNSLQMFAHHEQIPYENMHAVSVTGRPWHELDRALLECRPLIGVLTDHVHTPRAIAKRMMEYHLDKDYTMRVAEHLGNPKKEKIYNIYSIEEISEMSFSCPNCVLLMKAPNSTQQRPTLGIPDTKFVLLNDRAKMITKAPIRVMDLSLLELHNSRTFWDIGACTGSVSIEARRQYPHLNIQAFEVREECKDIIRANARLHSAPGIDLHIGNFLNLPIAEDAIVDAVFIGGHGGKLKEIICKVASHLDKLKGKIVFNSVSEESNKLFREAVEENDLKLHSEMNITVDTNNPITILCATGKYHV; translated from the coding sequence ATGAGAACTCAAGAAATTATAGAGGCTTACGGCAAAACACACATCTATATGGTCGGGATGGACGACAATCCACAACCTAAGCATGTAGAAGTCATTATCAAAAGTGTCAAACACGACAATATCTTCTCCGGAGGGAAGCGGCATTATGAGATTGTGAAGCCGTTCCTGCCCGCCGATGCGGTATGGATCGAAATCAAGGCTCCGATAAATGCCGTCCTTGCAGAATACAGCCGGTTGATCCAAGAAGGCAAAGTGATCGTCTCCTTCGTTTCGGGAGATCCGTTCTTTTTCGGTTTCGCTTCCACCATCCAGAAAAACCTTTTAGGGGTAGGCATGAAAGTGTTCCCCTACTTCAACTCATTGCAGATGTTCGCACACCACGAACAAATCCCGTATGAGAACATGCACGCCGTGTCCGTTACCGGACGACCGTGGCACGAACTCGACCGGGCATTACTGGAATGTCGGCCGTTGATCGGTGTGCTGACCGATCATGTCCATACGCCCAGGGCTATAGCCAAGAGGATGATGGAATATCATCTGGACAAGGATTACACCATGCGGGTAGCCGAACATTTAGGTAACCCGAAGAAGGAGAAAATCTATAATATCTACTCGATCGAGGAAATCAGCGAAATGAGTTTCAGCTGCCCGAACTGTGTCCTGCTGATGAAGGCTCCGAACAGCACGCAGCAACGACCGACCTTAGGCATACCCGACACGAAGTTTGTCTTGCTGAACGACCGGGCTAAGATGATTACCAAAGCACCGATACGGGTGATGGACCTAAGCCTGCTGGAACTGCATAACAGCCGTACCTTCTGGGATATCGGCGCCTGTACCGGCTCTGTTTCGATCGAAGCACGCCGCCAGTACCCCCACCTGAATATCCAGGCTTTCGAAGTGCGGGAAGAATGCAAAGACATCATCCGGGCAAACGCACGTCTGCACAGTGCTCCCGGCATAGACCTGCATATCGGTAACTTCCTGAACCTGCCAATCGCAGAGGATGCAATTGTCGATGCTGTTTTTATCGGCGGTCACGGCGGCAAACTGAAAGAGATCATCTGCAAAGTCGCTTCTCATCTGGATAAGCTGAAAGGCAAGATCGTCTTCAATTCCGTTTCGGAAGAAAGCAACAAGCTGTTCCGGGAGGCAGTCGAAGAAAACGACCTGAAACTACATTCGGAAATGAACATTACGGTCGATACCAATAATCCTATTACAATTCTTTGTGCAACAGGTAAATATCATGTCTAA
- the cobJ gene encoding precorrin-3B C(17)-methyltransferase encodes MNKGKITVAGIGPGSREDITPAALSAIRQSDVIIGYNYYFQFIQDIIRPDAQCIDTGMKREKARAEEAYKYASEGKTVTVISSGDAGIYGMAPLIYEMRAMKEAPQVEIEVVPGISAFQKAASLLGAPIGHDLCIISLSDLMTPWLRIEKRIRAAAIGDFVTAIYNPKSEGRYWQLHRLKELFLEERAPETPVGYVRQAGREEQVVNLTTLAEFDPEQVDMFTVILIGNSQSYEADGKFITPRGYYGEIKMKTDVGIGQDIMIRSFRTIEKELKNKEIPLDKKWALLHAIHTTADFDMENILRIDDHAVASLYGKFSRGEVRTIITDVTMAASGIRKGALQRMGIEVRCYLQDERTVQLATEKGITRTQAGIRLAVQEHPGALYVFGNAPTALMELCDLTRKGKATPAGIIAAPVGFVHVQESKHMVKPFVSIPKLIIEGRKGGSNLAATLVNAILCYNDAEQLKPGRDV; translated from the coding sequence ATGAACAAAGGGAAAATTACTGTTGCCGGCATCGGACCGGGAAGTCGCGAAGACATAACGCCCGCAGCGTTATCTGCCATCAGGCAGTCGGATGTGATCATCGGATACAATTATTACTTCCAGTTTATACAGGATATAATCCGTCCGGATGCCCAATGTATCGATACCGGGATGAAGCGTGAGAAAGCACGTGCCGAAGAGGCCTACAAATACGCTTCGGAAGGTAAAACAGTGACAGTGATCAGTTCTGGTGATGCCGGAATCTACGGGATGGCCCCGTTGATATATGAAATGCGAGCGATGAAAGAGGCGCCGCAAGTGGAGATCGAGGTAGTGCCCGGTATCAGTGCGTTCCAAAAAGCAGCTTCGCTTCTGGGAGCACCTATCGGGCATGATCTCTGTATCATCTCCCTCTCCGACCTGATGACTCCCTGGCTACGGATCGAAAAACGCATACGGGCCGCCGCTATCGGCGACTTCGTGACAGCCATCTACAATCCGAAAAGCGAAGGGCGCTACTGGCAGTTGCATCGTCTCAAGGAGCTGTTCCTCGAAGAACGTGCCCCCGAAACACCGGTCGGCTATGTCCGTCAGGCCGGACGCGAAGAGCAGGTCGTCAACCTGACCACGCTGGCAGAGTTCGACCCTGAACAGGTCGACATGTTCACTGTCATCCTGATCGGGAACTCGCAGTCATATGAGGCCGACGGTAAATTCATCACACCACGCGGCTATTATGGAGAGATCAAGATGAAAACAGATGTCGGGATCGGCCAGGACATCATGATCCGCAGCTTCCGCACCATCGAGAAAGAACTCAAGAACAAAGAAATACCGCTCGACAAGAAATGGGCTTTGCTCCATGCCATCCACACGACAGCCGATTTCGATATGGAAAATATCCTACGGATCGACGATCACGCGGTGGCTTCCCTTTACGGGAAATTCAGCCGGGGGGAGGTGCGCACCATCATCACAGACGTCACAATGGCTGCTTCCGGCATCCGCAAAGGAGCTTTGCAGCGTATGGGAATCGAAGTGAGATGCTATTTGCAGGACGAGCGCACCGTACAACTTGCAACAGAAAAAGGGATCACCCGCACACAGGCCGGCATCCGGCTTGCCGTACAGGAACATCCCGGCGCTCTATATGTATTCGGCAATGCGCCGACCGCATTAATGGAACTTTGTGACCTGACAAGGAAAGGGAAAGCCACTCCCGCCGGCATCATTGCCGCTCCTGTCGGTTTCGTACACGTACAGGAATCCAAACACATGGTAAAGCCGTTTGTCTCTATTCCTAAACTCATCATCGAAGGACGGAAAGGCGGTAGCAACCTCGCCGCGACTTTGGTAAATGCGATTTTATGCTACAATGATGCAGAACAATTAAAACCAGGTAGAGACGTATGA